CATTTGGTCGGCTGAAACAGCTTCACAATGGTATAGGAGGATGTGTCACTACTACATCACAGTCACATGCCTTGCTTAGTGGCTTTTCTGTCCGTCATCCAGCTGTAAAGCTAATAGCTGCTTCTATCTGCAATCACATATCTACTTTTAGTGATTGTGGCCTTTTTGCTGCCAATTTGTGCTGCAACTTGATTGATCagttcacaaatttaaatatttctcCCCATACAATAATAAGATTGAGCAAGCATATTTTAAATCTATGTATTACTTATTTGAAGTCTGAGGATTGTGCCTGCAAAATGGCAGTAGATTTCAGCAACAGCAAGTCATTACTTAGTGTTGCTTACTCTGTAGTCTCTAGTAAGCCTGCATGTATGCTTACtgcaaatgaagcaaattacatcagTACCTTGGCTGTAAAAGCCTTTCTTTTGACAGTTCCAAATGATGTAGGGTCAAGTGTTACTTTAGGTAAGAGCATTATAGTTCCTGTTGAAGGGGAGGATGTAATGGGATCTTCAGTTGTTTCTGGACTCCTTATTGAAATGTCAGATTATTATTTGACTCGAGAATTACCATCTACTCAGTTAACCACTAAACCCCTTAAAGTTGCCTTA
This genomic stretch from Bombina bombina isolate aBomBom1 chromosome 4, aBomBom1.pri, whole genome shotgun sequence harbors:
- the LOC128658167 gene encoding molecular chaperone MKKS-like, whose protein sequence is MSRFEPKKPSLCTSGPLLNDTFRESLSVLHAIVKSCYGPFGRLKQLHNGIGGCVTTTSQSHALLSGFSVRHPAVKLIAASICNHISTFSDCGLFAANLCCNLIDQFTNLNISPHTIIRLSKHILNLCITYLKSEDCACKMAVDFSNSKSLLSVAYSVVSSKPACMLTANEANYISTLAVKAFLLTVPNDVGSSVTLGKSIIVPVEGEDVMGSSVVSGLLIEMSDYYLTRELPSTQLTTKPLKVALFSISLSGDFCETGEGTLDVFDSVNPDIVMLDQLFALGKQLVDDHVMLLLCQKVIHPALKQYLKEQDVFAVDRLGAAVMEPLSQMTGAKPIASLSPVSSTCYGDLKNVSKLSYGFKHFLHLIPFDTSICSFVLCNRNETSLKELMLPR